One window from the genome of Candoia aspera isolate rCanAsp1 chromosome 15, rCanAsp1.hap2, whole genome shotgun sequence encodes:
- the TESC gene encoding calcineurin B homologous protein 3 encodes MGSFHSMPEGTQELAHKTGFTTDQIENLHRRFKQLSGDQPTIRKENFDRVPDLEFNPIRSKIVHAFFDKRNLRGASEGFVDEINFEDFLTVMSNFRPIELNMDKEQLEHFRKQKLKFLFHMYDADSDGKITLQEYRNVVQQMLSGNPHLDKESVRSIADGAMMEAASICVGQMEPDQVYEGITFDDFLKIWEGIDIETKMHVRFLTLEPMAFCY; translated from the exons TCACTACGGATCAAATTGAGAACCTGCATCGGCGATTTAAGCAGCTGAGCGGAGACCAGCCAACCATCCG CAAGGAGAACTTCGACCGTGTGCCCGACTTGGAATTCAATCCAATTCGATCCAAAATCGTCCATGCCTTTTTTGACAAGAG GAATCTGCGGGGAGCCTCAGAGGGGTTTGTTGATGAAATCAACTTTGAGGATTTTCTGACCGTCATGTCCAATTTCCGGCCCATTGAGTTGAATATGGACAAAGAGCAACTGGAGCATTTCAGGAAGCAGAAGCTGAAAT TCCTCTTTCACATGTACGATGCAGACAGTGACGGAAAGATCACCTTGCAGGAATACAGGAAT GTGGTGCAACAGATGCTCTCAGGAAACCCCCACCTGGATAAGGAGTCAGTGAGATCCATAGCAGATGGAGCCATGATGGAGGCTGCAAGCATCTGTGTGGGACAAATG GAGCCAGATCAAGTCTACGAAGGGATCACATTTGATGACTTCCTGAAG ATCTGGGAAGGAATCGACATAGAGACGAAGATGCATGTCCGCTTCCTCACGCTGGAACCCATGGCGTTTTGCTACTGA